The Bacillota bacterium genome includes the window AGATACTTTGTGTGTGCATTTGGTCGTGACGGAAAAAAATGCTTGGAATATATGGCTAAGCTGTCGGAACTTTTTGATCCGCCCTATTTGAGGGGAGAAAGAGATATAGTTAATAAAGATGCTGCAGAAAGATTTTCAAGTATATGCACTTATGTTGATGAATTTAGAAAAGTGATAGAAGCAAACATTAACACTGAAAACGCCTGTCATGCTACTTCCTGGAAATATTTAAGGTACCATTCAGACCTTTGTTGCCTGCTTGCGGTTACCCTTGAAGCCAAGGCTTCAGCAAAACAAGAAAAGGCATTGGCTTTATGGAAACTGGTGGAAACTTATGTCCAGGAACACGAAGACCCAATTCAGAAAGTATTTGATGTTTTCGAATTTATATTAACATTAAAAAGAAGAATAAATAGAAAGTAAGTATACATAAATCACGTAAATAAAAGGGAGGCGCTACAATGGAAATATTGGAAAAAATGGACACAGCCCAACTGGAAGCAATTAAAGAAAAACTACAAGTAAGATATGATAATTTTAAGAATCAAAATCTCAAACTGGATATGTCACGGGGTAAGCCGGGTGCCGATCAACTGGATCTTTCCATGGGTATTTTTGATTGTATGGGTGCTGAATGTTATAAAGCTCTGGATGGGACCGACTGTAGAAACTATGGAATAAATGATGGAATTCCTGAGGCAAAAAAGCTTTTTGCGGATATTTTGGAAGTAAGTACCGATGAGGTTATTGTAGGCGGGAATTCAAGCCTTAATATGATGTTTGATACAATAGCTTATGCGATGACTCATGGAGTAGTGGGAAGTGTAGTGCCCTGGAGTAAATTGCCAAAGGTTAAGTTTCTATGTCCAAGCCCGGGATATGACCGTCATTTTGCTGTATGTGAGTTTTTTAATATTGATATGATAACCATAGCTATGAAAAGTGATGGCCCGGATATGGATACGGTGGAAAAGCTTGCAGGTGAGGATGAGTGTATTAAGGGTATCTGGTGTGTACCAAAATATAGTAATCCTGACGGTATAACATACTCTGATGAAGTAGTTGACAGGCTTGCAAAAATGAAAACAGCGGCTGCGGATTTTCGGATATTCTGGGATAATGCTTACGTAGTGCACCACTTATACGAAGAACATGATAACCTAAAA containing:
- a CDS encoding aminotransferase; its protein translation is MEILEKMDTAQLEAIKEKLQVRYDNFKNQNLKLDMSRGKPGADQLDLSMGIFDCMGAECYKALDGTDCRNYGINDGIPEAKKLFADILEVSTDEVIVGGNSSLNMMFDTIAYAMTHGVVGSVVPWSKLPKVKFLCPSPGYDRHFAVCEFFNIDMITIAMKSDGPDMDTVEKLAGEDECIKGIWCVPKYSNPDGITYSDEVVDRLAKMKTAAADFRIFWDNAYVVHHLYEEHDNLKNILSACKEAGNPDRVFMYTSTSKITFPGAGVAAMAASVNNIKHIKKRLAKQTIGPDKLNQLRHVIFLKDLNNISEHMKKHAAILRPKFEIVLDTLEKELGGKNIAWWSKPRGGYFISLNTMPGCAKKVVEKAAEAGVIVTPAGATFPYGKDPEDRNIRIAPTFPPMHELEKAMELICICVQLVSIEKILAERKKWSE